Proteins encoded together in one Camelina sativa cultivar DH55 chromosome 9, Cs, whole genome shotgun sequence window:
- the LOC104711963 gene encoding 40S ribosomal protein S3-2-like has translation MTTQISKKRKFVADGVFYAELNEVLTRELAEDGYSGVEVRVTPMRTEIIIRATRTQNVLGEKGRRIRELTSLVQKRFKFPQDSVELYAEKVTNRGLCAIAQAESLRYKLLGGLAVRRACYGVLRFVMESGAKGCEVIVSGKLRAARAKSMKFKDGYMVSSGQPTKEYIDSAVRHVLLRQGVLGIKVKVMLDWDPKGINGPKTPLPDVVIIHAPKDEDTSYPAAQVSAPAALAPEAPLTAVDYPAMA, from the exons ATGACGACTCAGATCAGCAAGAAGAGGAAG TTTGTAGCGGACGGTGTCTTCTACGCTGAATTGAACGAGGTTCTGACCAGAGAGCTTGCAGAGGATGGTTACTCTGGTGTTGAGGTTAGGGTTACTCCTATGAGGACTGAGATTATCATCAGGGCCACCCGTACTCAGAACGTTCTCG GTGAGAAGGGGAGGAGAATTAGGGAATTGACATCACTTGTCCAGAAGAGATTCAAATTCCCCCAAGACAGTGTTGAGCTTTATGCTGAGAAGGTGACCAACAGAGGTCTCTGTGCCATTGCTCAGGCTGAGTCTTTGCGTTACAAGCTTCTCGGTGGTCTTGCTGTTCGTAG GGCTTGCTACGGTGTGTTGAGGTTTGTTATGGAGAGTGGAGCTAAGGGATGCGAGGTGATTGTAAGTGGAAAGCTCCGTGCTGCACGTGCTAAGTCGATGAAGTTCAAGGATGGTTACATGGTTTCATCTGGTCAACCAACTAAGGAATACATTGACTCTGCAGTGAGACATGTTTTGCTCAGACAG GGTGTGTTGGGAATCAAGGTGAAGGTTATGCTTGATTGGGATCCTAAGGGCATTAATGGACCAAAGACACCATTGCCTGATGTTGTGATCATTCATGCTCCAAAGGATGAAGATACCAGCTACCCAGCTGCTCAGGTTTCTGCTCCGGCTGCTCTTGCTCCTGAAGCTCCACTTACAGCCGTAGATTACCCTGCAATGGCCTAG
- the LOC104711961 gene encoding 40S ribosomal protein S21-2 encodes MQNEEGQVTELYIPRKCSATNRLITSKDHASVQLNIGHLDADGVYTGQFTTFALCGFVRAQGDADSGVDRLWQKKKVEAKQQ; translated from the exons ATGCAGAACGAAGAAGGTCAGGTCACAGAGCTCTACATTCCAAGAAAATG ctCGGCAACAAACAGATTGATCACATCAAAGGATCACGCTTCTGTTCAGCTTAACATTGGTCACCTTGATGCTGATGGTGTTTACACCGGCCAATTCACCACTTTTGCTCTCTGCGGATTCGTTAGAGCTCAG GGAGACGCAGACAGTGGCGTGGACAGGCTctggcagaagaagaaggtcgAAGCTAAACAACAGTGA
- the LOC104711962 gene encoding aldo-keto reductase family 4 member C11-like: MADELGFFQLNTGAKIPSVGLGTWQAAPGVVGDAVAAAVKIGYQHIDCASRYGNEVEIGKVLKKLFEDGVVKREKLFITSKIWLTELDPPDVQEALNKTLQDLQLDYVDLYLMHWPVRLKKGTVEFKPENIMPIDIPSTWKAMEALYDSGKARAIGVSNFSTKKLSDLVEAARVPPAVNQVECHPSWQQHKLHEFCKSKGIHLSGYSPLGSPGTTWVKADVLKSPVLEMVAKELGKSHAQTALRWGLQMGHSVLPKSTNEARIRENFDVLGWSIPKEMFDKFSKIEQARLVQGTSFVHETMSPYKTLEELWDGEI, encoded by the exons ATGGCGGACGAACTCGGATTCTTCCAACTCAACACCGGAGCAAAGATCCCATCGGTCGGTCTCGGAACATGGCAAGCTGCTCCTGGCGTCGTTGGAGACGCTGTGGCCGCCGCTGTGAAG attggGTATCAGCATATTGATTGTGCATCAAGATATGGCAATGAAGTTGAG ATTGGGAAAGTTCTTAAGAAGTTGTTTGAAGATGGCGTTGTCAAGCGTGAGAAGCTGTTCATCACTTCAAAAATCTG GCTGACTGAACTCGATCCTCCGGATGTACAGGAGGCATTGAACAAAACTCTACAGGATCTGCAGCTTGATTATGTTGATTTGTATCTC ATGCATTGGCCTGTTAGGTTGAAGAAAGGCACTGTGGAGTTTAAGCCTGAGAACATTATGCCTATTGATATTCCTAGCACATGGAAAGCGATGGAAGCACTGTATGATTCAGGCAAGGCACGAGCCATTGGCGTAAGTAATTTCTCAACCAAAAAGCTCTCAGATCTCGTGGAGGCTGCTCGTGTTCCTCCCGCTGTAAACCAGGTGGAATGTCATCCTTCATGGCAACAACATAAGTTACATGAGTTCTGCAAGTCCAAAGGGATTCACCTATCA GGATATTCTCCACTGGGTTCTCCTGGAACAACGTGGGTGAAGGCCGATGTTTTAAAGAGTCCGGTTCTGGAAATGGTTGCTAAAGAACTCGGAAAGTCTCATGCACAAACTGCACTTCGATGGGGACTTCAAATGGGTCATAGTGTACTTCCCAAAAGCACAAATGAAGCAAGAATCAGAGAGAATTTTGATGTATTGGGATGGTCAATcccaaaagaaatgtttgacAAGTTTTCCAAGATAGAGCAG GCTAGGTTAGTCCAAGGCACGTCGTTTGTTCATGAGACGATGAGTCCTTACAAGACACTTGAAGAGCTTTGGGATGGTGAGATATGA
- the LOC104711960 gene encoding CASP-like protein 5B2, translating to MKKLFGGPGTLCGLLLRIGQCASAAASIGVMVSAKEFSVHTAFCYLIASMGLQLLWSFGLACLDVYALRGKKDLQNPILVSLFVVGDWVTAMLSLAAACSSAGVVVLYEKDIKYCNTQSQNQYPCLRYEVAVALSFVTWIQIAVSSHVTFWILASV from the exons atgaagaagctTTTCGGAGGTCCGGGAACTTTGTGTGGTTTGTTACTCAGAATCGGACAATGTGCTTCAGCTGCGGCTTCAATCGGGGTTATGGTCTCTGCGAAAGAGTTCTCTGTTCACACTGCTTTTTG CTACTTGATTGCATCAATGGGTCTTCAGTTGCTGTGGAGCTTTGGGCTAGCTTGTCTTGATGTTTATGCTCTCAGGGGCAAAAAAGATCTCCAAAATCCAATCTTGGTTAGCTTATTCGTCGTTGGTGATTGG GTGACTGCAATGTTATCACTTGCAGCTGCATGTTCATCAGCAGGAGTTGTAGTCTTATATGAAAAAGATATCAAGTATTGCAATACTCAAAGTCAAAACCAATATCCATGTCTTAGGTATGAAGTAGCTGTAGCCCTTTCCTTCGTCACTTGGATCCAAATCGCTGTTTCTTCTCATGTCACATTCTGGATCTTAGCTTCCGTTTAG